One Pseudomonas tolaasii NCPPB 2192 genomic window carries:
- a CDS encoding LEA type 2 family protein — protein MLRMCCLMLALTLGLTGCASWFEDDAPPPHISLVKVEVVRAKLLEQKFKLWFRVDNRNDEDLTVRGLIYKVSLGDFVLTEGESNEWLTVPPRSHAFFRVTVRTNLWPQIRDVVQMLKNPDKPVPYRLEGELKTGLFIGNDVQVNHNGEIIPGDFIPERHR, from the coding sequence ATGCTTCGGATGTGCTGCTTGATGCTGGCGTTGACCCTGGGCTTGACCGGCTGCGCCTCCTGGTTTGAAGACGATGCCCCGCCGCCTCACATTTCGTTGGTGAAGGTCGAAGTGGTACGCGCCAAGCTGCTGGAGCAGAAATTCAAACTGTGGTTTCGCGTGGACAACCGCAACGACGAAGACCTGACGGTGCGCGGCCTGATCTATAAGGTCAGCCTCGGCGATTTTGTGTTGACCGAAGGCGAGTCCAACGAATGGCTGACCGTACCGCCGCGCAGCCATGCTTTTTTCCGTGTGACGGTGCGCACCAACCTCTGGCCGCAGATTCGTGATGTGGTGCAGATGCTGAAAAATCCTGATAAACCTGTGCCGTATCGCCTGGAAGGCGAGTTGAAAACCGGATTATTCATCGGTAATGACGTGCAGGTGAACCACAATGGCGAGATAATCCCCGGCGATTTTATTCCGGAGCGACATCGATGA
- a CDS encoding OmpA family protein, whose translation MSIMRTALPLVLLTGVLTGCAGLQKTDWPTCAAVGGVTGAAIGATESSAYAGYGALLVGGMAGAYCWVHGDGDEDGDGVPDSRDKCPHTPKGVQVDADGCPPAPPAAVVEEVVVVKEETIVIRDVHFQFDSAKLTAADKTTLNTIATRLKQEAPSAQLRVSGHTDSVGKDAYNQKLSEKRAHSVTDYLIGAGVPRSNFVSVVGAGESQPVADNKTAEGRALNRRVEIKINR comes from the coding sequence ATGAGCATCATGCGGACAGCTCTACCCTTGGTTCTGCTAACCGGAGTATTGACAGGTTGCGCAGGCTTGCAAAAAACCGATTGGCCCACCTGTGCAGCCGTCGGTGGTGTGACGGGCGCCGCGATTGGCGCCACTGAAAGCTCGGCCTACGCAGGCTATGGCGCATTGCTGGTCGGCGGCATGGCTGGCGCCTATTGCTGGGTTCACGGCGATGGCGACGAAGACGGTGATGGCGTGCCGGACAGCCGCGACAAGTGCCCGCACACGCCCAAGGGCGTGCAGGTCGATGCCGATGGTTGCCCTCCGGCGCCGCCAGCGGCTGTGGTTGAGGAAGTGGTCGTGGTCAAGGAAGAGACCATCGTGATCCGCGATGTGCACTTCCAGTTCGACTCGGCCAAGTTGACGGCGGCGGACAAAACCACGCTCAACACCATCGCCACCCGCCTGAAACAGGAAGCCCCAAGCGCGCAACTGCGCGTCAGCGGGCACACCGACAGCGTGGGCAAAGACGCCTACAACCAGAAGCTCTCGGAAAAACGCGCACACTCGGTGACCGATTATCTGATCGGGGCAGGCGTGCCGCGCAGCAACTTTGTGTCGGTGGTCGGCGCGGGCGAAAGCCAGCCTGTGGCCGATAACAAAACGGCTGAAGGCCGCGCATTGAACCGTCGCGTGGAAATCAAAATCAACCGCTGA
- a CDS encoding CopD family protein has protein sequence MTVFSLVYTLHVLAALIWVGGMFFAWMILRPAAGAALEGPARLKLWANVFQRFFVWVWVAVAVLPISGVGLLQLRFSGFETAPRYVQVMMGLYLVMTALFIRVQALKFPQLRAAVAAEDWPTGAAVLGQIRKLVGVNLIIGLVVVAIASARPMF, from the coding sequence ATGACCGTGTTTAGTCTCGTTTATACCCTGCATGTATTGGCCGCCCTGATCTGGGTCGGCGGCATGTTTTTCGCCTGGATGATCCTGCGCCCCGCCGCCGGGGCGGCACTTGAGGGCCCTGCCCGGCTCAAGTTGTGGGCAAATGTGTTTCAGCGTTTTTTCGTGTGGGTGTGGGTCGCGGTGGCTGTTTTGCCGATCAGCGGTGTCGGCCTGCTGCAATTGCGCTTCAGTGGTTTTGAGACTGCGCCGCGCTATGTGCAGGTGATGATGGGGTTGTATCTGGTGATGACGGCGCTGTTTATCCGCGTCCAGGCGCTGAAATTTCCGCAATTGCGCGCGGCGGTGGCGGCTGAGGACTGGCCTACAGGCGCGGCAGTGCTGGGGCAGATTCGCAAGCTGGTGGGGGTTAATTTGATTATCGGGTTGGTAGTCGTGGCGATTGCTTCGGCTCGGCCGATGTTCTGA
- a CDS encoding SEC-C metal-binding domain-containing protein, which translates to MNQQPHVHGPDCNHDHDHHDHDHGHVHGPNCGHAHQEPVRNALKDVGRNDPCPCGSAKKFKKCHGA; encoded by the coding sequence ATGAACCAGCAACCCCATGTCCATGGTCCTGACTGCAACCACGATCACGATCACCATGATCACGACCACGGCCATGTCCACGGCCCGAATTGCGGCCACGCTCACCAGGAGCCGGTGCGCAACGCCTTGAAAGACGTTGGCCGCAACGACCCTTGCCCGTGCGGCAGCGCGAAGAAATTCAAGAAGTGCCACGGGGCTTGA
- a CDS encoding YchJ family protein has product MSTSICPCGSGNLLDACCGHYHAGHPAPCATALMRSRYSAYVLGLVDYLVATTLPAQQAGLDRAAIGAWSAQSTWLGLEVESSEVFGGQPEHAFVTFTARWHDSTGEHSHREQSSFVQNEGRWYFIDPTVEVKAGRNDVCLCGSGQKFKKCCSSYL; this is encoded by the coding sequence ATGAGTACATCCATTTGCCCCTGCGGCAGCGGCAACCTGCTGGATGCCTGCTGCGGCCATTATCACGCCGGCCACCCGGCGCCCTGCGCCACCGCGTTGATGCGTTCGCGCTACAGCGCCTATGTGTTGGGCCTGGTGGATTACCTGGTGGCAACCACGCTGCCGGCACAACAGGCCGGCCTGGACCGTGCCGCCATCGGCGCCTGGAGTGCCCAAAGCACCTGGCTCGGCCTTGAGGTGGAAAGCTCCGAGGTATTCGGCGGCCAGCCGGAACACGCTTTCGTGACCTTTACCGCGCGTTGGCACGACAGCACCGGCGAACACAGCCACCGTGAGCAGTCTTCTTTCGTACAGAACGAAGGGCGCTGGTACTTCATCGACCCAACGGTTGAAGTGAAGGCCGGGCGCAATGATGTATGTTTGTGCGGCAGCGGGCAGAAATTCAAGAAGTGCTGTTCCAGCTACCTCTAA
- a CDS encoding DUF6231 family protein codes for MTAGISSRTPQQALAALLDLHQPKRLLLLGASQFPALEAFQAEHPDTVVAIAPPGPLPAELAAQRFDLALVVDCLEHLSKPQGLTLLGGVRNLNASRIAALVDLNACGWKETDFFSLALQAGERFQRDEQVLTLFTYDLLDYKQVPDWLNARFWANPENFGKYWW; via the coding sequence ATGACCGCTGGTATTTCTTCCCGTACACCTCAGCAAGCGTTGGCCGCCTTGCTGGATTTGCACCAGCCCAAACGCCTGCTTTTATTGGGCGCCAGCCAGTTCCCGGCATTGGAAGCGTTTCAAGCCGAGCACCCCGACACCGTAGTGGCCATCGCCCCGCCCGGGCCGCTGCCCGCGGAGTTGGCGGCGCAGCGTTTTGACCTGGCGCTGGTGGTCGATTGCCTGGAGCACCTGTCAAAACCGCAAGGCCTGACCCTGCTCGGGGGCGTGCGCAACCTTAACGCCAGCCGCATTGCAGCCCTGGTGGACTTGAACGCCTGCGGCTGGAAGGAAACCGATTTCTTCTCCCTGGCCCTGCAAGCGGGCGAGCGTTTCCAGCGCGACGAACAGGTTCTGACGCTGTTTACCTATGATCTGCTTGACTATAAGCAAGTGCCCGACTGGCTCAACGCCCGTTTCTGGGCCAACCCGGAAAACTTCGGAAAGTATTGGTGGTAA
- a CDS encoding ATP-binding protein, whose product MRLLPKSLFGRLVLILVSGMLAAQALTSSIWYDRRHGQVLEIPARLIATRLADVVRLVHSDPQQADQLIKLLNTPHFQLTLSDQASITPSTLTDSDRPTERLLKKVLSEKTGYAQTLILLRLSLVDGEGQRAGLSTLLSSRPVVGQFLIDLRLPDGRWLQVDASEEQGWTSTSPLDLLFDYVMRIYLLRVLVLVVIALVAVRLAIRPLNALAKAAEALGRDIQRPPLSVDGPTEVRRAAQAFNAMQQRLIANIAERTRFLAAISHDLRSPITRLRLRTEMLEDNRTKERFRSDLEEMEHMVASTLDFVSSGEINETRQNIDINALLQSLQADLEDVGNSVTIVGRARQPLPGYARSLKRCVQNLLENAVRYGCDVVVRVDDQADSLKIVISDRGPGIPQEQLEQVMEPFYRVEGSRNAETGGYGLGLSIAHTIARAHEGRLSLSNREGGGLEVVLQFQRKS is encoded by the coding sequence GTGAGACTGCTGCCCAAGTCGCTGTTCGGGCGGCTGGTGCTGATTCTGGTCAGCGGCATGCTCGCGGCCCAGGCGCTGACCAGCAGCATCTGGTACGACCGTCGCCACGGCCAGGTGCTGGAAATTCCCGCGCGGCTGATCGCCACGCGGCTGGCGGACGTGGTGCGGCTGGTGCACAGCGACCCGCAGCAGGCTGACCAGTTGATCAAACTGCTCAATACGCCGCACTTCCAGCTGACCTTAAGCGACCAGGCCAGCATTACGCCCAGCACCTTGACCGACAGCGACCGGCCCACCGAGCGCCTGCTCAAGAAAGTGTTGTCGGAGAAAACCGGTTACGCGCAAACCCTGATTCTGTTGCGCCTTTCGCTGGTCGATGGCGAAGGGCAACGTGCAGGGCTTTCGACCTTGCTCAGTTCCAGGCCGGTGGTGGGCCAGTTCCTGATTGACCTGCGCTTGCCCGACGGGCGTTGGTTGCAGGTGGATGCCAGTGAGGAGCAGGGCTGGACCAGCACGTCGCCGCTGGACCTGTTGTTCGACTACGTGATGCGCATTTATTTGCTGCGGGTGCTGGTGCTGGTGGTGATCGCCCTGGTGGCGGTCCGCCTGGCGATTCGCCCGCTCAATGCCCTGGCCAAGGCCGCCGAGGCGCTGGGCCGGGATATCCAGCGTCCGCCACTGTCGGTGGACGGCCCCACCGAAGTGCGCCGCGCCGCCCAGGCCTTCAATGCAATGCAGCAGCGGCTGATCGCCAACATCGCCGAACGCACGCGGTTTCTTGCGGCGATTTCCCACGACCTGCGTTCACCGATCACACGCCTGCGCCTGCGCACCGAAATGCTCGAAGACAACCGCACCAAGGAGCGTTTTCGCAGCGACCTAGAGGAAATGGAGCACATGGTTGCCAGCACGCTGGATTTTGTCAGCAGCGGCGAAATCAACGAGACGCGGCAGAACATCGACATCAATGCCTTGCTGCAAAGCTTGCAGGCGGATCTGGAAGACGTGGGCAACAGCGTGACGATCGTCGGCCGTGCGCGCCAGCCATTGCCGGGGTACGCGCGCAGCCTCAAACGTTGTGTGCAGAACCTGCTGGAAAATGCCGTGCGCTATGGCTGTGACGTGGTGGTGCGGGTGGACGACCAGGCGGACAGCTTGAAGATCGTCATCAGCGACCGCGGGCCGGGCATTCCCCAGGAACAGCTGGAGCAGGTGATGGAGCCGTTTTACCGGGTGGAAGGCTCACGCAATGCCGAAACCGGTGGGTATGGGTTGGGCTTGAGTATTGCGCACACCATTGCGCGGGCGCATGAGGGGCGGTTGAGCTTGAGTAATCGTGAGGGCGGGGGGCTTGAAGTTGTCTTGCAATTCCAACGCAAGTCTTGA